Proteins from a genomic interval of Uloborus diversus isolate 005 chromosome 4, Udiv.v.3.1, whole genome shotgun sequence:
- the LOC129221495 gene encoding adult-specific rigid cuticular protein 15.7-like isoform X1, whose product MIAKVAILFAALAAAHASAILHGHAISTGVSASARSQDAHGNYAFGYDIKDGHGATNSRSEVGDGHGNVKGSYTLADIDGRARKVEYAADGHGFRAVVKTNEPGTAASAPAASAPAAALIASPYAGPVAPVVDHVAPAAAVIGHAAPLVHGLAGHDLLGARLAHGLAGHGLLGAPLAHGLVGDHGAYDLTGHGAVLGLNHGALGHGHGVLGNGLFGHGSSIGLNHGPVGLGHGVLGHGLGGRGAALGLAHGGLGHGLY is encoded by the exons ATGATTGCTAAG GTCGCCATTTTGTTCGCTGCTTTGGCAGCTGCCCATGCCAGTGCCATCTTGCACGGACATGCCATCAGCACTGGAGTGAGTGCCAGCGCACGCAGTCAAGAT GCTCACGGTAACTACGCCTTCGGCTatgacatcaaggacggtcacgGTGCCACCAACTCCCGATCCGAAGTCGGAGACGGACACGGCAACGTGAAGGGATCCTACACCTTGGCCGACATTGACGGACGGGCCAGGAAGGTCGAATACGCCGCCGACGGACACGGATTCAGAGCCGTCGTCAAGACCAACGAGCCCGGAACCGCCGCCAGCGCCCCCGCCGCCAGCGCCCCCGCCGCCGCCCTCATCGCCAGCCCCTACGCCGGACCCGTCGCCCCCGTCGTCGACCACGTGGCCCCCGCAGCCGCCGTCATTGGACACGCAGCCCCATTGGTCCATGGTCTTGCTGGACATGACCTTCTGGGTGCTCGATTAGCTCACGGTCTTGCTGGACATGGTTTGTTGGGTGCCCCGTTGGCCCATGGACTGGTTGGTGACCACGGAGCTTATGATCTCACCGGACATGGAGCTGTCCTTGGTTTAAATCACGGAGCACTTGGTCATGGCCATGGAGTTCTCGGAAATGGACTTTTTGGACATGGATCTTCCATCGGTTTGAATCACGGACCTGTCGGACTTGGTCATGGAGTACTTGGACATGGACTTGGAGGACGTGGAGCTGCTCTTGGATTAGCCCATGGAGGACTTGGACACGGTTTATATTAA
- the LOC129221495 gene encoding adult-specific rigid cuticular protein 15.7-like isoform X2 codes for MIAKVAILFAALAAAHASAILHGHAISTGVSASARSQDAHGNYAFGYDIKDGHGATNSRSEVGDGHGNVKGSYTLADIDGRARKVEYAADGHGFRAVVKTNEPGTAASAPAAALIDSPYAGPVAPVVDHVAPAAAVVGHALAAPIAHGGAWGYGLGHAGVLGHGLAHGGLVGHGIAHGGLVGHGLAHGGLVGHGLAHGGLVGHGLAHGGLLGHGLWH; via the exons ATGATTGCTAAG GTCGCCATTTTGTTCGCTGCTTTGGCAGCTGCCCATGCCAGTGCCATCTTGCACGGACATGCCATCAGCACTGGAGTGAGTGCCAGCGCACGCAGTCAAGAT GCTCACGGTAACTACGCTTTCGGTTatgacatcaaggacggtcacgGTGCCACCAACTCCCGATCCGAGGTCGGAGACGGACACGGCAACGTGAAGGGATCCTACACATTGGCCGACATTGACGGACGAGCCAGGAAGGTCGAATACGCCGCCGACGGACACGGATTCAGAGCCGTCGTCAAGACCAACGAGCCCGGAACCGCCGCCAGCGCCCCCGCCGCCGCCCTCATCGACAGCCCCTACGCCGGACCCGTCGCCCCCGTCGTAGACCACGTGGCCCCCGCAGCCGCCGTCGTTGGACACGCCCTCGCCGCCCCCATCGCCCACGGAGGAGCTTGGGGCTACGGACTCGGACACGCCGGTGTCTTGGGACACGGTCTCGCCCACGGAGGACTCGTAGGACATGGAATCGCCCACGGAGGACTCGTAGGACATGGACTCGCCCACGGAGGACTCGTAGGGCATGGACTCGCCCACGGCGGTCTTGTCGGACACGGACTCGCCCACGGCGGTCTGTTGGGACATGGATTGTGGCACTAA